One Setaria viridis chromosome 5, Setaria_viridis_v4.0, whole genome shotgun sequence genomic region harbors:
- the LOC117858277 gene encoding uncharacterized protein isoform X2, with the protein MSEMKDSTAAALDGNPEPMDQTEDNSMPSAQQQEEAIKKKFGGLMPKKPPLISKDHERAYFDSADWALGKQGVAKPKGPLEALRPKLQPTRQQQQQRSRRSIYTSSENEDGDGAGAEDMNIN; encoded by the exons ATGTCGGAGATGAAGGACTccactgctgctgctcttgATGGAAATCCTGAACCTATGGATCAAACTGAAGACAATTCTATGCCGTCAGCTCAGCAACAG GAGGAAGCAATCAAGAAGAAGTTTGGAGGACTAATGCCCAAAAAGCCACCACTCATCTCGAAG GATCATGAGCGGGCCTACTTTGATTCTGCTGACTGGGCTCTGGGAAAG CAAGGTGTTGCCAAACCCAAAGGGCCGCTGGAGGCACTTAGGCCAAAGCTGCAG CCAACAcgccaacagcagcagcaacgttCAAGGCGCTCCATTTACACTTCGTCAGAAAACGAGG ATGGAGACGGTGCTGGTGCTGAAGATATGAACATCAACTGA
- the LOC117858276 gene encoding transcription factor bHLH149, with translation MISSSSSPPSSSSSGNKPPPPPPQQASKWRSGTQHKIYGRRLLDALRATGGGQPRAVKAAADSALALTARGQTRWSRAILLAGAACSRRRVLVKAGGKIRRRHRRPNKSSKAASFSQEEEGRGKVQERLRVLGRLVPGCRKLPAPDLLEEAVDYVAALQMQVSTMRALADALAAAQLSDDAGAAER, from the coding sequence AtgatctcctcctcttcttcgccgccgtcgtcctcttCCAGTGGCAataagccgccgccgcctcctccgcagcAGGCCAGCAAGTGGCGCAGCGGCACGCAGCACAAGATCTACGGGCGGCGCCTGCTGGACGCGCTCCGCGCCACGGGTGGCGGGCAGCCGCGCGCCGTCAAGGCCGCGGCCGACTCGGCGCTGGCGCTCACGGCGCGCGGGCAGACGCGGTGGAGCCGCGCCATCCTGCTTGCCGGCGCCGCCTGCAGCCGGCGCCGCGTGCTGGTCAAGGCGGGCGGCAAgatccggcggcgccaccgccgaccGAACAAGAGCAGCAAAGCGGCCTCTTTttcccaggaggaggagggcaggggCAAGGTGCAGGAGCGGCTCCGCGTGCTGGGCCGCCTCGTCCCGGGCTGCCGGAAGCTCCCCGCGCCGGACCTGCTGGAGGAGGCGGTCGACTACGTGGCGGCGCTGCAGATGCAGGTCAGCACCATGCGCGCGCTCGCCgacgcgctggcggcggcgcagctgtCCGACGACGCAGGGGCGGCGGAGAGGTGA
- the LOC117855614 gene encoding nuclear pore complex protein NUP96, giving the protein MAASTVFPVLRSSEYFTRPSIDELVERDVADPGYCSRVPNFIIGRAGYGQVRFLGNTDVRGIDLNDIVRFEKHYVVVYEDETCKPPVGHGLNKAAEVSLLLNLKDLPEPSILIEVLRCHARKQGARFLSFNPVNGKWKFEVDHFSRFGLVDEEEEDVVMDEAAVRQPIAELREREPPSNGYEIELSHSLPTHLGLDPAKMQEMRMAMFYNAEDDEYMEDGIGFPSDERYLSRERMNVDSPTSSGGSRLRSVSPLHMSSQKVGRRPGMPARKEPQALLEYSKNSSELGTTTQGMLMSGQNKGFPVKMTKVEGFKLPAEQETPVAGKMYTNCVVDAALFMGRSFRVGWGPNGMLIYSGSLVNSPGTGLSSVIHIGKVASDKVVRDDKNKIKEDLAELVFSDPMDLHKSLDHEFLETESDSFRLKLQKVVANRLVLPDICRSYIDIIERQLEVSDLSMSSRVLLMHQVTVWELIRVLFSERSNGNQLEPIGNDDQEGMVLDKKENIDLDALPLVRRADFSNWLQDSVCHRVQGEVGSLSDARYLEHILLLLTGQQLDSATEVASSRGDVRLAILLSQAGGSMSNRSDLSQQLDLWKRNGLDFDYIEEDRLKVYELLAGNIEAALLDSAIDWKRYLGLIMWYQLPPDTSLDSIIHSYHHLLSEGKVPYPVPVYIDEGPLDEALQWSPGDRFDISFYLMLLHANQDEKFGLLKTMFSAFSSSYDTLDYHMIWHQRSILEAIGAFSSNDLHLLDLSFVYQLLCLGKCHWAIYVILHMPYLDDAPYIHEKLIREVLSQYCESWSKDDAQRQYIVELGIPEEWMHEALALYHEYYGDQQGALENFIQSGNWKKAHTIFMTCIAHTMFLSSHHQEIWEITSALENHKSEIADWDLGAGIYIDFYMIKNSFQEESAMEDSDPLERKNESCKSFFGRLNDSLLVWGSKLPVESRACYSKMAEELCELFMNSPGVAMNLHMGCFQTMLNAPAPDGCKSSYLQEAVSVFTEILCSDSAVWGLS; this is encoded by the exons ATGGCTGCCAGTACTGTGTTCCCTGTGCTGCGCTCCTCCGAGTACTTCACAAGGCCATCGATTGATGAGCTGGTTGAGAGGGACGTGGCTGATCCTGGTTACTGCAGCAGGGTTCCAAACTTCATCATCGGGAGGGCTGGATATGGGCAAGTTAGGTTTCTGGGCAACACTGATGTGAGGGGGATTGACCTGAATGATATCGTCAGGTTTGAGAAGCATTATGTGGTTGTTTATGAGGATGAGACTTGTAAGCCGCCTGTAGGGCATGGTCTTAATAAAGCAGCAGAAGTGTCATTGCTGCTGAATCTAAAGGATCTTCCGGAGCCCAGTATCCTTATTGAGGTGCTGAGGTGTCATGCAAGAAAGCAAGGTGCTAGGTTTCTTTCGTTCAATCCAGTGAatggtaaatggaaatttgaggtTGATCATTTTAGTAGATTTGGGCTtgtggatgaggaggaagaagatgttgTGATGGATGAGGCAGCTGTTAGGCAGCCAATTGCTGAACTAAGAGAAAGAGAACCACCTTCAAATGGTTATGAAATTGAGCTTTCACATTCATTGCCTACTCATCTTGGGCTTGACCCTGCAAAGATGCAAGAAATGAGGATGGCGATGTTTTACAATGCGGAAGATGATGAATATATGGAGGATGGGATTGGGTTCCCATCTGATGAGAGGTACCTTAGCAGAGAAAGGATGAATGTGGATTCACCCACTTCAAGTGGAGGTTCAAGGTTAAGATCTGTCTCACCCTTGCACATGTCTTCTCAGAAGGTTGGCAGGAGGCCTGGTATGCCTGCTCGGAAAGAACCACAAGCACTATTGGAATACAGTAAGAATTCTTCAGAGCTTGGTACAACGACTCAGGGTATGCTTATGTCTGGGCAAAACAAAGGATTTCCAGTGAAAATGACCAAGGTTGAAGGCTTTAAGCTGCCAGCTGAGCAAGAAACTCCTGTTGCTGGAAAAATGTATACTAATTGTGTAGTGGATGCTGCATTATTCATGGGTAGATCATTTCGTGTTGGTTGGGGACCAAATGGTATGCTTATTTATTCAGGTAGTCTGGTCAATAGTCCTGGAACTGGCCTATCTTCAGTTATCCACATAGGGAAAGTTGCAAGCGACAAAGTTGTGCGTGATGATAAGAACAAGATTAAGGAGGACCTAGCAGAACTAGTGTTTTCTGATCCGATGGACCTCCATAAGAGTCTTGATCATGAATTTCTGGAGACTGAGTCTGACTCGTTCAGATTAAAGCTTCAGAAAGTTGTGGCAAATCGTTTGGTTTTGCCAGACATCTGCAGGTCATATATTGACATCATTGAAAGGCAACTTGAAGTCAGTGATTTATCTATGTCTTCGCGTGTGCTGTTAATGCATCAAGTTACAGTGTGGGAGTTAATTAGGGTCTTGTTCTCAGAAAGATCAAATGGAAACCAGTTGGAGCCCATTGGAAATGATGATCAGGAAGGCATGGTTTTAGAcaagaaagaaaacatagatcTTGATGCACTCCCTTTGGTTAGGAGAGCAGACTTTAGCAATTGGTTGCAGGACAGTGTTTGCCATCGGGTGCAAGGCGAGGTGGGTTCCTTAAGTGATGCCAGGTATTTGGAacatattcttcttcttctaactGGTCAACAATTGGACTCAGCCACGGAAGTTGCTTCCTCAAGGGGTGATGTCCGGTTGGCAATCTTGCTAAGTCAGGCAGGTGGGTCAATGTCAAATCGATCTGACCTTTCTCAGCAACTGGATCTATGGAAAAGGAATGGCCTAGATTTTGATTATATTGAGGAAGACAGGTTAAAGGTATATGAGTTGCTCGCTGGTAACATAGAGGCTGCTTTACTAGATTCAGCAATTGACTGGAAAAGGTACCTTGGTTTGATCATGTGGTATCAGTTACCACCTGATACATCACTTGATAGTATAATCCATTCCTATCATCATCTCCTTAGTGAGGGCAAAGTTCCCTATCCTGTTCCTGTATATATAGATGAAGGACCACTTGATGAAGCACTTCAGTGGTCCCCAGGTGACCGTTTTGATATCTCTTTTTACCTAATGCTTCTTCATGCCAATCAAGATGAGAAGTTTGGGCTGCTAAAAACTATGTTCAGTGCATTCTCATCTTCATATGATACCTTGGACTATCATATGATATGGCATCAGCGTTCAATTTTGGAAGCTATTGGTGCTTTCAGTTCAAATGATCTTCACTTACTAGATTTGAGTTTTGTTTATCAATTACTTTGTCTTGGGAAGTGCCATTGGGCTATCTATGTCATTCTACACATGCCATATCTCGATGATGCCCCATACATCCATGAGAAGTTAATCAGGGAAGTTTTATCACAGTATTGTGAGTCCTGGAGTAAAGATGATGCTCAAAGGCAATACATTGTGGAACTTGGTATACCAGAAGAATGGATGCATGAAGCTCTG GCTCTTTACCATGAATACTATGGAGATCAGCAGGGTGCACTGGAGAATTTTATTCAGAGTGGCAATTGGAAGAAAGCTCATACTATTTTCATGACCTGTATTGCTCATACTATGTTTCTGTCAT CACACCATCAGGAGATCTGGGAGATCACAAGTGCCTTGGAGAATCACAAGTCAGAGATTGCTGACTGGGACCTTGGAGCCGGAATATACATTGATTTCTACATGATAAAGAACTCATTTCAAGAAGAAAGTGCGATGGAAGATTCG GATCCACTTGAGAGGAAAAATGAATCATGCAAAAGTTTCTTCGGCCGATTAAATGATTCCTTGCTAGTCTGGGGAAGCAAATTACCTGTTGAATCGAG GGCATGCTACTCGAAGATGGCAGAGGAGCTATGTGAGCTTTTCATGAACAGCCCAGGCGTGGCAATGAATCTACACATGGGATGTTTCCAGACGATGCTGAATGCCCCGGCCCCTGATGGCTGCAAGTCGTCGTACCTGCAGGAGGCAGTGTCTGTCTTCACCGAAATTCTGTGCAGTGATTCAGCTGTCTGGGGCCTTTCTTAA
- the LOC117858816 gene encoding uncharacterized protein produces MASDAQAQQPKPTRVSLSYEEISKLFSLPIAEAASILGVGTSVLKRICRTHGIVRWPYRKLVSAKTGDDTKGPEREKAKELPELSKIAKQKASNSSASPIVSSTTSQGAAKSQQGSSKAGQVSVSPPAGNQNMSPSLAHGSQAKAIPSYMDDFKYGFPSSGLSCGTMKWWGGSSDADCAPTKDGSSEAHGEASKGMTEDDELDWGADEAETEADGAVTAEASAQLCSLRRKAVDDGRKLLNGDTRRGQEFSRLNKRQKLALAQVFGASLPDVVLLVFSE; encoded by the exons ATGGCTTCCGATGCCCAGGCGCAGCAGCCCAAGCCCACCAGGGTCTCGCTGtcctacgaggagatctccaaGCTCTTCTCCCTCCCCATCGCCGAGGCGGCCTCCATCCTCG GAGTCGGCACCAGTGTCTTGAAGAGGATATGCCGCACCCACGGGATTGTTAGGTGGCCATATCGAAAG CTTGTTTCTGCGAAAACTGGTGACGACACAAAAGGTCCTGAAAGAGAGAAAGCCAAGGAACTTCCTGAGTTGtcaaaaattgcaaaacaaAAGGCTTCCAACTCATCTGCTTCACCAATTGT GTCATCAACCACTTCCCAAGGAGCGGCGAAATCTCAACAGGGCAGTTCTAAGGCAGGGCAAGTTTCGGTTTCACCCCCAGCAGGTAACCAGAATATGTCACCAAGCTTGGCCCATGGTAGCCAAGCCAAAGCCATTCCTAGCTACATGGATGATTTTAAGTACGGATTCCCATCATCTGGCTTGTCCTGTGGAACTATGAAATGGTGGGGTGGGAGCAGCGACGCGGACTGTGCGCCCACCAAAGATGGAAGCAGTGAAGCCCATGGTGAGGCCTCAAAGGGCATGACTGAGGATGATGAGTTGGACTGGGGAGCAGATGAGGCAGAAACCGAAGCTGATGGCGCTGTTACGGCTGAAGCGTCAGCGCAGCTGTGCTCCCTGAGAAGGAAAGCAGTAGACGACGGGCGCAAGCTATTGAATGGTGACACCCGCAGGGGCCAAGAATTTTCTAGGCTGAACAAGAGGCAGAAGCTGGCCCTGGCCCAGGTATTTGGGGCTTCACTGCCAGATGTTGTATTGCTTGTGTTTAGCGAGTGA
- the LOC117858824 gene encoding AT-hook motif nuclear-localized protein 23: protein MMMASAASESKKKSNKKTSGSGPAATPTATGPHRRPVPKPKPPVVIAAHECPSAMRARVLEVPPGRDVLSCVSAFARRGRRGALVLGAAGHVADVVLRDPSALVLRGTMEILSLAGCFFPFSASAGTAAVFLAGPRGTVLGGAVVPGGLVAAGPVVVVVATFVAAALDRLPLLLIKGEEPHHGWPVVCPNPKQQRPADE, encoded by the coding sequence ATGATgatggcctccgccgcctccgagaGTAAGAAGAAGAGTAACAAGAAGACTAGCGGTAGCGGCCCTGctgcgacgccgacggcgactGGCCCCCATCGTCGGCCCGTGCCCAAGCCCAAGCCGCCGGTGGTGATCGCGGCGCACGAGTGCCCCAGCGCGATGCGCGCCCGCGTCCTGGAGGTGCCCCCGGGCCGCGACGTCCTCTCGTGCGTGTCGGCGttcgcgcggcgcgggcggcggggcgcgctCGTGCTGGGCGCTGCCGGCCACGTCGCCGACGTCGTGCTCCGGGACCCCTCCGCGCTCGTGCTCCGCGGCACCATGGAGATACTGAGCCTGGCCGGCTGCTTCTTCCCTTTCTCCGcgtcggcggggacggcggcggtcttCCTGGCTGGGCCGCGGGGGACCGTGCTGGGCGGCGCCGTAGTGCCGGGAGGGCTGGTCGCCGCCGGGCCGGTGGTGGTCGTGGTGGCCACCTTTGTGGCGGCCGCGCTCGACCGGCTGCCGCTGCTCTTGATCAAGGGGGAGGAGCCCCACCACGGCTGGCCGGTGGTGTGCCCGAACCCAAAGCAGCAGCGGCCAGCTGATGAGTAG
- the LOC117858817 gene encoding glucan endo-1,3-beta-D-glucosidase has protein sequence MGIRGGRGAQPSASLLLVSLTLVGLVLLSFTSSSSVEAQKKTWCVAKPSASNDILSLNLNYACSQVSCAVIQKGGPCYYPDNLVSRAAVAMNLYYAANGRHPWNCYFNNSALVVQSDPSYGSCTYY, from the exons ATGGGCATCAGAGGCGGCAGGGGAGCTCAGCCATCGGCGTCGCTGCTGCTCGTGTCTCTGACTCTGGTCGGGCTTGTGCTCCTCagcttcacctcctcctcatcag TCGAGGCGCAGAAGAAGACGTGGTGCGTGGCCAAGCCCTCCGCCTCCAACGACATCCTGTCTCTGAACCTCAACTACGCGTGCTCTCAGGTGAGCTGCGCCGTCATCCAGAAGGGCGGGCCCTGCTACTACCCGGACAACCTCGTGTCGCGCGCTGCCGTCGCCATGAACCTCTACTACGCCGCCAATGGCAGGCACCCCTGGAACTGCTACTTCAACAACTCGGCACTCGTCGTGCAGTCCGATCCCAGCTATGGATCCTGCACCTACTACTGA
- the LOC117854519 gene encoding probable folate-biopterin transporter 4 isoform X2, with protein MKDVMKLSPSTSQFLVSLAYFPWSIKPVYGILSDCIPIKQRKRIPYLIISSCLSLLPWLILGLSQALRSSPNMLTALLVVQNLGSAMADVVIDAMVAESVRSAGPQFAGDLQSLSWSSMAVGGIFGSLLGGYALSNLPIHAIYVVFSALPFFQLVSCMFVEDSPKGLQSAIDEHKYVDNQGAEKCSSEALGYEGTRRRKKIRKSNKSRPLSKRAEANEKHNGPINSSPCLSLRSAFFSLCTAFRQPTILRPMVWFFFSNVIIPNISTVMFYYQTEELHLEASFLGTARVIGWFSLILGTYTYNRYFKHKQLRNILVFAHVGLAIISLLDIALVSRLHVPYGIGDKYMVLWGSALADAINQFKMMPFLILSGQLCPPGIEGTLFALFMSINNLGSTLGSFLGAVLASALNISTAQFDNLALGLGVQLIGTLLPIGFLFLIPKEVTGLTS; from the exons ATGAAGGACGTCATGAAGCTATCGCCCTCCACATCGCAGTTTCTCGTCTCCCTTGCATATTTCCCTTGGAGCATCAAACCTGTATATGG GATCCTGTCAGACTGCATTCCAATTAAGCAGAGGAAGCGTATACCCTATTTGATCATTTCTAGCTGCCTTTCTCTACTCCCCTGGCTTATCCTTGGGCTATCACAGGCTTTGAGGAGCTCACCCAACATGCTCACCGCCTTGCTCGTAGTACAGAATCTGGGATCTGCCATGGCAGATGTTGTTATAGATGCAATGGTTGCAGAATCAGTTCGATCAGCAGG GCCACAGTTTGCTGGTGATTTACAGTCATTGTCTTGGTCATCCATGGCTGTTGGTGGGATTTTTGGGAGCTTATTGGGAGGATATGCACTATCCAATCTCCCAATCCATGCCATATATGTTGTTTTCTCAGCCCTCCCATTCTTTCAACTCGTTTCCTGCATGTTTGTTGAGGATTCTCCAAAAGGATTACAGAGTGCCATTGATGAACATAAGTATGTAGACAATCAGGGTGCTGAAAAATGCTCTAGTGAAGCACTTGGATACGAGGGCACTAGAAGGCGAAAGAAAATTCGTAAAAGTAATAAAAGCAGACCACTGTCAAAGCGGGCTGAGGCTAATGAGAAACACAATGGCCCAATTAATTCATCGCCATGTCTGTCTCTGAGATCAGCCTTCTTCAGTTTGTGCACAGCTTTTAGGCAGCCAACCATTCTGCG ACCTATGGTGTggtttttcttttcaaatgtAATAATTCCAAATATCTCGACAGTCATGTTCTATTATCAAACAGAGGAGCTACATTTGGAAGCATCCTTTCTTGGGACTGCACGTGTGATTGGATGGTTCAGTCTAATTCTTGGCACATATACCTACAACCGCTATTTTAAGCACAAGCAGCTCAGGAATATTCTTGT GTTTGCTCATGTCGGTCTTGCCATAATTAGCCTACTGGACATTGCTTTGGTGTCACGGTTGCATGTTCCATACGGAATTGGTGATAAGTACATGGTGCTCTGGGGTTCTGCTTTGGCTGATGCAATCAACCAGTTCAA GATGATGCCGTTCCTGATTCTGTCAGGACAGCTTTGCCCACCTGGAATCGAGGGCACGCTGTTTGCTCTCTTCATGTCCATAAACAACCTTGGTTCAACACTAGGTTCATTCCTGGGGGCTGTTCTGGCATCAGCTTTGAACATCTCGACGGCACAGTTTGACAATCTTGCTCTGGGTTTGGGTGTACAGCTGATTGGTACTCTCTTACCGATTGGGTTCCTATTTCTGATTCCAAAAGAAGTTACAGGACTAACATCATAG
- the LOC117858277 gene encoding uncharacterized protein isoform X1: MSEMKDSTAAALDGNPEPMDQTEDNSMPSAQQQEEAIKKKFGGLMPKKPPLISKDHERAYFDSADWALGKQGVAKPKGPLEALRPKLQVSLPTRQQQQQRSRRSIYTSSENEDGDGAGAEDMNIN; this comes from the exons ATGTCGGAGATGAAGGACTccactgctgctgctcttgATGGAAATCCTGAACCTATGGATCAAACTGAAGACAATTCTATGCCGTCAGCTCAGCAACAG GAGGAAGCAATCAAGAAGAAGTTTGGAGGACTAATGCCCAAAAAGCCACCACTCATCTCGAAG GATCATGAGCGGGCCTACTTTGATTCTGCTGACTGGGCTCTGGGAAAG CAAGGTGTTGCCAAACCCAAAGGGCCGCTGGAGGCACTTAGGCCAAAGCTGCAGGTATCACTG CCAACAcgccaacagcagcagcaacgttCAAGGCGCTCCATTTACACTTCGTCAGAAAACGAGG ATGGAGACGGTGCTGGTGCTGAAGATATGAACATCAACTGA
- the LOC117854519 gene encoding probable folate-biopterin transporter 4 isoform X1 — protein MQVQQHRQVWWPGRMGAAFGPSFLCLVCLIYFIQGFRSFVWTAVSYQMKDVMKLSPSTSQFLVSLAYFPWSIKPVYGILSDCIPIKQRKRIPYLIISSCLSLLPWLILGLSQALRSSPNMLTALLVVQNLGSAMADVVIDAMVAESVRSAGPQFAGDLQSLSWSSMAVGGIFGSLLGGYALSNLPIHAIYVVFSALPFFQLVSCMFVEDSPKGLQSAIDEHKYVDNQGAEKCSSEALGYEGTRRRKKIRKSNKSRPLSKRAEANEKHNGPINSSPCLSLRSAFFSLCTAFRQPTILRPMVWFFFSNVIIPNISTVMFYYQTEELHLEASFLGTARVIGWFSLILGTYTYNRYFKHKQLRNILVFAHVGLAIISLLDIALVSRLHVPYGIGDKYMVLWGSALADAINQFKMMPFLILSGQLCPPGIEGTLFALFMSINNLGSTLGSFLGAVLASALNISTAQFDNLALGLGVQLIGTLLPIGFLFLIPKEVTGLTS, from the exons ATGCAGGTGCAGCAGCATCGACAGGTGTGGTGGCCGGGCCGGATGGGGGCGGCGTTCGGGCCCTCCTTCCTCTGCCTCGTCTGCCTCATCTACTTCATCCAG GGTTTCAGGTCTTTTGTCTGGACGGCTGTCTCCTACCAAATGAAGGACGTCATGAAGCTATCGCCCTCCACATCGCAGTTTCTCGTCTCCCTTGCATATTTCCCTTGGAGCATCAAACCTGTATATGG GATCCTGTCAGACTGCATTCCAATTAAGCAGAGGAAGCGTATACCCTATTTGATCATTTCTAGCTGCCTTTCTCTACTCCCCTGGCTTATCCTTGGGCTATCACAGGCTTTGAGGAGCTCACCCAACATGCTCACCGCCTTGCTCGTAGTACAGAATCTGGGATCTGCCATGGCAGATGTTGTTATAGATGCAATGGTTGCAGAATCAGTTCGATCAGCAGG GCCACAGTTTGCTGGTGATTTACAGTCATTGTCTTGGTCATCCATGGCTGTTGGTGGGATTTTTGGGAGCTTATTGGGAGGATATGCACTATCCAATCTCCCAATCCATGCCATATATGTTGTTTTCTCAGCCCTCCCATTCTTTCAACTCGTTTCCTGCATGTTTGTTGAGGATTCTCCAAAAGGATTACAGAGTGCCATTGATGAACATAAGTATGTAGACAATCAGGGTGCTGAAAAATGCTCTAGTGAAGCACTTGGATACGAGGGCACTAGAAGGCGAAAGAAAATTCGTAAAAGTAATAAAAGCAGACCACTGTCAAAGCGGGCTGAGGCTAATGAGAAACACAATGGCCCAATTAATTCATCGCCATGTCTGTCTCTGAGATCAGCCTTCTTCAGTTTGTGCACAGCTTTTAGGCAGCCAACCATTCTGCG ACCTATGGTGTggtttttcttttcaaatgtAATAATTCCAAATATCTCGACAGTCATGTTCTATTATCAAACAGAGGAGCTACATTTGGAAGCATCCTTTCTTGGGACTGCACGTGTGATTGGATGGTTCAGTCTAATTCTTGGCACATATACCTACAACCGCTATTTTAAGCACAAGCAGCTCAGGAATATTCTTGT GTTTGCTCATGTCGGTCTTGCCATAATTAGCCTACTGGACATTGCTTTGGTGTCACGGTTGCATGTTCCATACGGAATTGGTGATAAGTACATGGTGCTCTGGGGTTCTGCTTTGGCTGATGCAATCAACCAGTTCAA GATGATGCCGTTCCTGATTCTGTCAGGACAGCTTTGCCCACCTGGAATCGAGGGCACGCTGTTTGCTCTCTTCATGTCCATAAACAACCTTGGTTCAACACTAGGTTCATTCCTGGGGGCTGTTCTGGCATCAGCTTTGAACATCTCGACGGCACAGTTTGACAATCTTGCTCTGGGTTTGGGTGTACAGCTGATTGGTACTCTCTTACCGATTGGGTTCCTATTTCTGATTCCAAAAGAAGTTACAGGACTAACATCATAG